The following coding sequences are from one Gossypium raimondii isolate GPD5lz chromosome 4, ASM2569854v1, whole genome shotgun sequence window:
- the LOC105780566 gene encoding rust resistance kinase Lr10 isoform X1 yields MSMKLFKARFTSGAHKLVRTMLIYSLFCFILAVDVAEAVPIQDDCKVRRCNHQDPPVRFPFRLEGQQSPHCGYPHPGFQLSCSENKQTLLKIPRSLELLVKHIDYEAQRIDLYFPGGCLWRQLLDLNLSAFPFAVEQQGFSRLKARRSQPAESNYTLFECSSQEKALYKRYRVACLSTPGSQIIAFTSGAYYGFNLLNCSYFGKISTPISPYGIRFQLRWYKPDCGDCEAQGRGCRLNNNNSTKEQTECFYIPKNHIGLGERLMVAGIVSGSSIAAAIAIAVGWRYRLDKKEKESQVKIEKFLEDYKELKPSRYSYADIKRITNHFKDKLGQGGYGTVFKGRLSSDVLVAVKVLNNFKGNGEEFINEVGSMGRIHHVNVTRLVGFCADGYDRALVYEYLPNESLEKFIFAAEGKDRSLSWEKLQDIAVGVAKGIEYLHQGCEQRILHFDIKPHNILLDHNFNPKISDFGLAKLCSKEQSAISMTTARGTMGYIAPEVLSRNFGNVSYKSDVYSFGMLLLEMVGGRKNIDVTVENTSQVYFPEWAYDRLDKGEEFGIRIEDDAQTGIAKKLMIVGLWCIQWYPVDRPSMKVVVQMLEGELDVLTMPPNPFASTDPPKTMGATTPRKPVNRDLPTISEME; encoded by the exons ATGTCAATGAAACTATTTAAAGCTCGTTTCACTTCAGGGGCTCACAAGTTAGTAAGAACAATGTTAATTTACTCGTTATTCTGCTTTATCTTAGCTGTGGATGTTGCAGAAGCAGTGCCAATCCAAGACGACTGCAAGGTGCGGCGGTGCAACCACCAGGATCCACCTGTCCGTTTCCCCTTCCGTTTAGAAGGCCAGCAGTCACCCCACTGCGGGTATCCTCATCCTGGGTTTCAGCTTTCCTGCTCAGAAAACAAACAGACCCTGCTGAAGATACCACGTTCGCTGGAGCTGTTGGTGAAGCACATAGATTATGAAGCTCAGCGGATTGACTTGTACTTTCCCGGGGGTTGCCTCTGGCGGCAGCTTTTAGATCTCAATTTATCTGCCTTTCCATTCGCGGTGGAACAACAAGGTTTCAGCCGCCTAAAAGCTCGTAGATCCCAACCAGCTGAATCCAACTATACCTTGTTTGAATGTTCAAGCCAAGAGAAGGCTTTGTATAAAAGATATAGAGTCGCTTGCTTAAGCACCCCTGGCTCCCAAATTATAGCTTTTACTTCTGGTGCCTATTATGGATTCAACCTGTTGAATTGCAGCTACTTTGGCAAAATTTCAACACCCATTTCTCCTTACGGTATCCGTTTTCAATTACGTTGGTATAAACCAGACTGTGGTGATTGCGAAGCTCAAGGAAGGGGATGTAGATTGAACAACAATAATAGCACCAAGGAACAAACCGAGTGTTTTTATATCCCCAAGAACCATATAG GATTGGGAGAAAGGTTAATGGTTGCAG GTATTGTGTCGGGTTCTTCAATTGCTGCAGCCATTGCCATTGCGGTTGGGTGGAGATATCGGTTAGacaaaaaggagaaagaaagtCAAGTCAAGATTGAAAAGTTTTTGGAAGATTATAAAGAGCTTAAACCCTCAAGATACTCCTATGCTGATATTAAAAGGATAACTAATCATTTCAAGGACAAACTGGGACAAGGAGGCTATGGAACTGTCTTCAAAGGCAGACTTTCCAGTGATGTTTTAGTTGCTGTCAAGGTACTCAATAATTTCAAGGGAAATGGTGAAGAGTTCATCAACGAGGTGGGTTCGATGGGCAGAATCCACCATGTGAATGTGACTCGCCTGGTTGGGTTTTGTGCCGATGGATATGACCGAGCTCTCGTTTATGAATACCTACCAAACGAGTCATTAGAGAAGTTCATATTTGCAGCCGAGGGCAAGGATCGATCCCTTAGTTGGGAAAAACTTCAGGATATTGCTGTGGGTGTAGCCAAAGGCATCGAGTACCTGCATCAAGGTTGCGAGCAACGTATCCTCCATTTCGACATCAAACCTCACAATATTTTGCTTGATCACAACTTCAATCCTAAGATCTCTGATTTCGGCCTTGCTAAATTGTGTTCCAAGGAACAAAGTGCTATTTCAATGACAACAGCTAGAGGTACCATGGGCTATATTGCACCCGAGGTACTGTCTCGCAACTTCGGAAATGTGTCATATAAGTCTGATGTTTATAGTTTTGGAATGCTGTTGCTTGAAATGGTTGGGGGGAGAAAGAACATAGATGTTACGGTCGAGAATACAAGCCAAGTGTATTTCCCAGAATGGGCATATGATCGTTTGGATAAAGGAGAGGAGTTCGGGATTCGAATTGAAGATGATGCACAAACAGGGATAGCAAAGAAACTCATGATCGTTGGACTTTGGTGCATTCAGTGGTATCCCGTTGATCGTCCTTCGATGAAAGTGGTGGTTCAGATGTTAGAGGGAGAGCTTgacgttcttacaatgccaccAAATCCTTTTGCATCGACAGATCCACCGAAGACGATGGGTGCCACCACACCTAGGAAGCCGGTTAACAGAGATCTACCCACTATTTCAGAAATGGAATAA
- the LOC105780820 gene encoding protein phosphatase 2C 51: MKRDKIPKLQSLSTKYPRRMTSDPGEVSRLTVIRTKDARRRRLEIRRLKYTFETMMNITITENSNNGNKDQDDLLHGSKPSHGLTEISLSLSSPSSNQSTSAENGIVLAGFGEKTCMKNDDASTSTCTSHGLLSVIGRRCEMEDAVKVELGLMAKGGEKFDFYGVYDGHGGSRVAEECKERLHKLLVEEIVEEGSGSGIDWGRTMERCFEKMDEEVNKGRMAEEMVGSTAVVAVVGNGKVVVANCGDSRAVLSRGGVAMPLSFDHKPDRPDELERVEAAGGRVINWNGYRVLGVLATSRSIGDQYLKPFVICKPEVTVREVTNGDEFLILASDGLWDVVSNEVACRVVRRCLNGQIRSKTADVLNQNRASEAAAVLVELAMSRGSKDNISVIVVELGKT, translated from the exons ATGAAGAGGGACAAAATACCGAAGCTTCAATCTCTATCGACCAAATATCCTCGGAGAATGACGTCAGATCCCGGCGAAGTCAGCCGTCTTACTGTCATCAGGACCAAGGATGCTCGCCGGAGGAGGCTGGAAATTAGAAGGTTGAAGTATACATTTGAGACGATGATGAATATAACCATCACAGAAAACAGCAACAACGGCAATAAAGACCAGGATGATCTTCTTCATGGATCAAAACCAAGCCACGGTTTAACGGAAATATCGCTTTCATTGTCCTCTCCATCATCAAATCAATCAACTTCGGCGGAGAACGGCATCGTTTTAGCTGGTTTTGGAGAGAAAACTTGCATGAAAAACGATGATGCGTCAACCTCAACCTGCACGTCTCATGGGTTGCTTTCAGTTATCGGTCGGAGATGTGAAATGGAAGATGCAGTGAAAGTAGAGTTAGGGCTTATGGCGAAAGGAGGGgaaaagtttgatttttatgGAGTTTATGATGGGCACGGCGGGTCCAGGGTGGCGGAGGAGTGTAAAGAAAGGTTGCATAAACTGTTGGTGGAGGAAATAGTAGAGGAAGGAAGTGGGAGTGGGATTGATTGGGGAAGAACAATGGAGAGATGCTTTGAGAAGATGGATGAAGAGGTGAATAAAGGGAGGATGGCCGAGGAGATGGTGGGGTCAACGGCGGTTGTGGCGGTGGTTGGTAACGGAAAGGTAGTAGTGGCCAATTGCGGGGATTCAAGAGCTGTTTTATCGAGGGGCGGCGTTGCTATGCCCTTGTCTTTTGATCACAAG CCCGACAGGCCTGATGAGTTGGAGAGAGTTGAAGCTGCTGGTGGAAGGGTCATAAACTGGAATGGATATCGAGTGCTTGGAGTACTGGCCACTTCAAGATCCATAG GTGATCAGTACCTCAAACCCTTTGTGATATGCAAACCGGAAGTGACCGTACGAGAGGTAACGAATGGTGACGAGTTCCTGATACTGGCTAGTGACGGACTTTGGGATGTGGTATCGAATGAGGTGGCGTGTCGAGTGGTAAGGCGATGTCTGAACGGCCAAATAAGGAGCAAAACAGCTGATGTTTTGAATCAAAACCGCGCTTCTGAAGCAGCGGCGGTGTTGGTTGAGCTCGCAATGTCTAGGGGTAGCAAAGACAACATTAGTGTGATTGTGGTCGAGTTGGGAAAAACGTAG
- the LOC105780566 gene encoding rust resistance kinase Lr10 isoform X2, translated as MSMKLFKARFTSGAHKLVRTMLIYSLFCFILAVDVAEAVPIQDDCKVRRCNHQDPPVRFPFRLEGQQSPHCGYPHPGFQLSCSENKQTLLKIPRSLELLVKHIDYEAQRIDLYFPGGCLWRQLLDLNLSAFPFAVEQQGFSRLKARRSQPAESNYTLFECSSQEKALYKRYRVACLSTPGSQIIAFTSGAYYGFNLLNCSYFGKISTPISPYGIRFQLRWYKPDCGDCEAQGRGCRLNNNNSTKEQTECFYIPKNHIGIVSGSSIAAAIAIAVGWRYRLDKKEKESQVKIEKFLEDYKELKPSRYSYADIKRITNHFKDKLGQGGYGTVFKGRLSSDVLVAVKVLNNFKGNGEEFINEVGSMGRIHHVNVTRLVGFCADGYDRALVYEYLPNESLEKFIFAAEGKDRSLSWEKLQDIAVGVAKGIEYLHQGCEQRILHFDIKPHNILLDHNFNPKISDFGLAKLCSKEQSAISMTTARGTMGYIAPEVLSRNFGNVSYKSDVYSFGMLLLEMVGGRKNIDVTVENTSQVYFPEWAYDRLDKGEEFGIRIEDDAQTGIAKKLMIVGLWCIQWYPVDRPSMKVVVQMLEGELDVLTMPPNPFASTDPPKTMGATTPRKPVNRDLPTISEME; from the exons ATGTCAATGAAACTATTTAAAGCTCGTTTCACTTCAGGGGCTCACAAGTTAGTAAGAACAATGTTAATTTACTCGTTATTCTGCTTTATCTTAGCTGTGGATGTTGCAGAAGCAGTGCCAATCCAAGACGACTGCAAGGTGCGGCGGTGCAACCACCAGGATCCACCTGTCCGTTTCCCCTTCCGTTTAGAAGGCCAGCAGTCACCCCACTGCGGGTATCCTCATCCTGGGTTTCAGCTTTCCTGCTCAGAAAACAAACAGACCCTGCTGAAGATACCACGTTCGCTGGAGCTGTTGGTGAAGCACATAGATTATGAAGCTCAGCGGATTGACTTGTACTTTCCCGGGGGTTGCCTCTGGCGGCAGCTTTTAGATCTCAATTTATCTGCCTTTCCATTCGCGGTGGAACAACAAGGTTTCAGCCGCCTAAAAGCTCGTAGATCCCAACCAGCTGAATCCAACTATACCTTGTTTGAATGTTCAAGCCAAGAGAAGGCTTTGTATAAAAGATATAGAGTCGCTTGCTTAAGCACCCCTGGCTCCCAAATTATAGCTTTTACTTCTGGTGCCTATTATGGATTCAACCTGTTGAATTGCAGCTACTTTGGCAAAATTTCAACACCCATTTCTCCTTACGGTATCCGTTTTCAATTACGTTGGTATAAACCAGACTGTGGTGATTGCGAAGCTCAAGGAAGGGGATGTAGATTGAACAACAATAATAGCACCAAGGAACAAACCGAGTGTTTTTATATCCCCAAGAACCATATAG GTATTGTGTCGGGTTCTTCAATTGCTGCAGCCATTGCCATTGCGGTTGGGTGGAGATATCGGTTAGacaaaaaggagaaagaaagtCAAGTCAAGATTGAAAAGTTTTTGGAAGATTATAAAGAGCTTAAACCCTCAAGATACTCCTATGCTGATATTAAAAGGATAACTAATCATTTCAAGGACAAACTGGGACAAGGAGGCTATGGAACTGTCTTCAAAGGCAGACTTTCCAGTGATGTTTTAGTTGCTGTCAAGGTACTCAATAATTTCAAGGGAAATGGTGAAGAGTTCATCAACGAGGTGGGTTCGATGGGCAGAATCCACCATGTGAATGTGACTCGCCTGGTTGGGTTTTGTGCCGATGGATATGACCGAGCTCTCGTTTATGAATACCTACCAAACGAGTCATTAGAGAAGTTCATATTTGCAGCCGAGGGCAAGGATCGATCCCTTAGTTGGGAAAAACTTCAGGATATTGCTGTGGGTGTAGCCAAAGGCATCGAGTACCTGCATCAAGGTTGCGAGCAACGTATCCTCCATTTCGACATCAAACCTCACAATATTTTGCTTGATCACAACTTCAATCCTAAGATCTCTGATTTCGGCCTTGCTAAATTGTGTTCCAAGGAACAAAGTGCTATTTCAATGACAACAGCTAGAGGTACCATGGGCTATATTGCACCCGAGGTACTGTCTCGCAACTTCGGAAATGTGTCATATAAGTCTGATGTTTATAGTTTTGGAATGCTGTTGCTTGAAATGGTTGGGGGGAGAAAGAACATAGATGTTACGGTCGAGAATACAAGCCAAGTGTATTTCCCAGAATGGGCATATGATCGTTTGGATAAAGGAGAGGAGTTCGGGATTCGAATTGAAGATGATGCACAAACAGGGATAGCAAAGAAACTCATGATCGTTGGACTTTGGTGCATTCAGTGGTATCCCGTTGATCGTCCTTCGATGAAAGTGGTGGTTCAGATGTTAGAGGGAGAGCTTgacgttcttacaatgccaccAAATCCTTTTGCATCGACAGATCCACCGAAGACGATGGGTGCCACCACACCTAGGAAGCCGGTTAACAGAGATCTACCCACTATTTCAGAAATGGAATAA
- the LOC105779807 gene encoding cyclic nucleotide-gated ion channel 1, producing MNYPPEKVVRFQDWNSEKTCEGHYANNNGINSGKFTFAINSFSEKFQRGVESGSERIKAIRKSFKSSSFNHVVAKGFGSSKKVLDPQGPFLQRWNKIFVLSCIIAVSIDPLFFYVPVVNDDKKCLALDEKMETTACVLRSFTDIFYIIHIIFQFRTGFIAPSSRVFGRGVLVEDSQAIAKRYLRSYFLIDVLAVLPLPQLVILIIIPEMSGLKSLNTKNLLKIVVLFQYLPRVFRIYPLYKEVTRTSGILTETAWAGAAFNLFLYMLASHVFGASWYLFSVEREFTCWKGACGNNTTCHRSFYCDNGDSYFRTLLNQSCPIQTPNTTLFNFGIFLDALQSGIVESKDFPEKFFYCFWWGLQNLSSLGQNLETSTYVFEICFAVFISISGLVLFSFLIGNMQTYLQSTTTRLEEMRVKRRDAEQWMSHRLLPENLRERIRRYEQYRWQETRGVDEENLLRNLPKDLRRDIKRHLCLALLMRVPMFEKMDEQLLDAMCDRLKPVLYTEESYIVREGDPVDEMLFIMRGKLLTVTTNGGRTGFFNSEYLGAGDFCGEELLTWALDPHSSSNLPISTRTVRALTEVEAFALMADDLKFVASQFRRLHSKQLRHTFRFYSQQWRTWAACFIQAAWRRYSKKKLEESLREEENRLQDALANAGGSSPSLGATIYASRFAANALRALRRNRSRKARVTERVPPLLLQKPAEPDFTAEEQ from the exons atgaatTATCCACCAGAGAAGGTTGTGAG GTTCCAGGACTGGAATTCAGAGAAAACCTGCGAAGGACATTATGCTAATAATAATGGGATAAATTCAGGGAAATTTACATTTgcaataaattcattttcagaAAAGTTTCAAAGAGGGGTTGAATCTGGTTCTGAGAGGATTAAAGCGATTAGAAAGTCATTTAAATCTAGTTCATTCAACCATGTTGTTGCTAAAGGCTTTGGTTCTAGTAAGAAAGTTCTTGATCCACAGGGGCCATTCCTTCAACGCTGGAACAAGATATTTGTATTATCATGTATAATAGCAGTCTCAATTGATCCACTGTTCTTTTACGTTCCAGTGGTTAATGATGACAAGAAGTGCCTTGCCTTGGATGAAAAAATGGAGACCACTGCTTGTGTGCTGCGTTCATTCACTGATATCTTCTATATAATCCATATTATTTTTCAGTTTCGTACTGGATTCATTGCACCTTCTTCTCGTGTATTTGGAAGAGGTGTTTTAGTTGAAGATTCACAGGCAATAGCAAAGAGGTATCTACGGTCATACTTTTTAATTGATGTTCTAGCAGTTCTTCCCCTGCCACAG CTGGTGATTTTAATTATCATACCTGAAATGAGCGGTTTGAAATCATTGAATACGAAGAACTTGTTGAAAATTGTTGTTCTCTTCCAATATCTTCCAAGAGTTTTTCGAATTTATCCACTGTACAAGGAAGTTACAAGGACCTCTGGCATACTAACTGAAACTGCATGGGCTGGTGCTGCATTCAATCTGTTTCTTTACATGCTAGCAAGCCAT GTTTTTGGGGCTTCTTGGTACTTGTTTTCCGTTGAAAGGGAATTCACATGCTGGAAAGGCGCCTGTGGGAATAATACTACATGCCACCGCTCATTTTACTGTGACAATGGTGATTCTTATTTTAGGACATTGCTAAATCAGTCATGCCCCATACAAACACCCAACACGACGCTTTTCAATTTTGGAATATTCCTTGATGCCCTTCAATCTGGTATTGTGGAGTCAAAAGATTTTCCAGAgaaatttttttactgtttCTGGTGGGGCCTGCAAAACCTAAG TTCTCTGGGTCAGAACCTTGAAACTAGTACCTATGTATTCGAAATCTGCTTTGCAGTTTTCATTTCGATCTCAGGCTTGGTTCTGTTTTCATTTCTCATTGGAAATATGCAG ACATATTTGCAGTCCACAACTACCAGATTGGAGGAGATGAGAGTGAAAAGACGTGATGCAGAACAATGGATGTCCCACCGCTTACTACCTGAGAATCTGAGGGAGCGGATTAGACGATACGAGCAATACAGGTGGCAAGAAACTAGAGGAGTTGATGAAGAGAATTTACTTCGTAATCTCCCCAAGGACTTAAGAAGGGACATAAAGCGCCATCTTTGCTTGGCTCTGCTCATGAGA GTGCCAATGTTTGAGAAAATGGATGAGCAATTACTGGATGCAATGTGTGACCGTCTCAAGCCAGTTCTCTACACAGAGGAGAGCTACATTGTTCGGGAGGGAGACCCAGTTGATGAGATGCTCTTCATCATGCGGGGCAAACTATTGACAGTGACAACAAATGGTGGAAGAACTGGCTTCTTTAATTCTGAATATCTGGGGGCAGGAGACTTCTGTGGAGAGGAACTTCTCACATGGGCTCTAGATCCTCATTCTTCATCGAACCTCCCTATCTCAACAAGAACTGTCCGGGCCCTTACAGAAGTTGAAGCTTTTGCTCTGATGGCTGATGACTTAAAGTTTGTTGCTTCTCAGTTCCGTCGGCTTCATAGTAAGCAGCTGCGCCACACTTTCAGGTTCTATTCACAGCAGTGGCGAACTTGGGCTGCTTGTTTTATACAAGCTGCTTGGCGCCGTTATAGCAAAAAGAAACTAGAGGAATCTTTGAGAGAAGAGGAGAATAGATTGCAAGATGCTTTAGCCAATGCTGGTGGGAGCTCGCCAAGTCTGGGTGCCACTATTTACGCCTCACGGTTTGCTGCCAATGCGCTTCGTGCTTTACGGCGAAACCGTTCTCGTAAGGCAAGAGTAACAGAGAGGGTACCGCCTCTGCTGCTTCAGAAGCCAGCAGAGCCTGACTTTACTGCTGAAGAACAGTAA